The genomic region TTCAGCAAGCTAGTGCGTTGATCCACTACGCCATCAGCGAGGGTGGCCTGCAAAACTGACAGTTCGGTGATGCGATCGCGCCAACCAGCCATACCGGTTGTTTCCACATCCACCACGGTGAACACTTGGGTACTCAACTGGCGATAAAACTGCAAAAGATCAAGCGATCGCATCATAGGTTTCAGAACTATCCACCATAAAAAACACTGGCTGCCATTAACGGACAACCAGTGTCAAAACTATATCAACTCTTGGGTCGAAGGTTTAACTCCTTCGTCCAGCCCTAGCCTCTAGGAACGAGATGGGCTAGAGGGTTCTGAAACTCGGTTGATTTTTGGACGACGAGATTTGGTTTGGGGTGTCCGAGAACCACCACCCGATGGACGAGACGGCCGCCGATCGTCGTCTGTAGCTTCCGGCTCCACCCGCATCCAAGAGGGACGGGTTTGGTCGTAGGCCATTTGCAAGGCTGCCGCTGCAATCATGCGAGGTTCAAACTCTTCACTGAGTTGAGACACAATCGGCAAGAAAGACGCCATGCGTTCGCCTGTTAGGGCTTCTTGCACCCGAGACTTCAGCTTGTCAATGTAGCGCGCTTCGATTTCGGCGCGGGTGGGGATCGTGCCCCACTCTAGCTTCTGGCGAATGTGGCGCTCAATGTCTCGCAGCTTGCGCTTGTCGAGGGGATGAACCAAGGAAATCGCAACCCCTTCTTTCCCAGCTCGACCCGTTCGCCCAATCCGGTGAACGTAGCTTTCCAGGCTATCAGGCAAGTCGTAGTTGATCACGTGGGTTAGGTCTTCCACGTGTAAACCACGGGCAGCAATATCGGTTGCCACCACCCAGCGCACCTGCCGTTGACGGAAGCGCAGCAGCAGCCGTTCCCGCTGAGACTGGCTGAGGTCGCCGTGGTATTCATCGACACTGTGACCAGCGGCTTGAAGCTGGCGGGTCAGTTCTGCGGCAGCCCGACGGGTGCGCACAAAGATCAGCGCTGATTCAGGATCTTCCAGTTCTAAAATCGGCTGTAGGGCCCGGGCCTTGGTCCAGCCTTTGGGGATCAAGTAGGCAACCTGGTTAATCCGGTTGGGAGCAGCCTTGGGTTGATCAATGGTCACGGTCACGGGCGATCGCAGGAATTTTGCCGATAGCTCGCGGATCACGGGATCCATGGTGGCGGAGAAGAAAGCGGTTTGGCGCTCAGCCGGAGCTTGGTTCAAGATGGTTTCCACATCTTTAATGAAGCCCATGTTGAGCATTTCGTCGGCTTCATCCAACACCAGCCAGTTGAGCTTGTCCAGCTTGAGGTCGCCCCGACCCAGCAGGTCGAGCACCCGCCCTGGCGTACCCACCACCATCTGCACACCCTTGCGCAGACGGCTGACTTGGCGTTCGACCGATTGCCCACCATACACGGTCAAGATTTGCAGACGGCGATCGGTATTGAAAAGTTGAATCGCTTGGTAGACCTGCAAAGCCAGCTCACGGGTGGGGGTCAACACCAGCGCTTGCAGGGAGCGATCGCCCACGTCGATTTGTTCTAGCATGGGCAGGGCAAAGGCAGCGGTCTTACCGGTACCCGTTTGCGCCCGTCCTACCACGTCTCGTCCAGAGAGGAGGTGGGGAATGGCCTGGGCCTGAATTGGCGTCGGCGTTTTGAAATCAAGATGGTCGAGGTGCGCTACACAGGCTTCAGATAGGCCTAAGCTTTTGAAAGAAAGAGTCATCGAGTCTCCTTGTTAATCTGTTTAAACAGAGACACGACTGAGCGCGCCTCTTAACTGCGTCTTGGAATCCGCAATCTGACCATAGAGGTCATAGACATCGGCTGATGTGATTTCAACCGGAACCATTGTCCCTAGGCGAGCCGTGCCCTGAACGTAGACCAGCCCGTCCACATCTGCAGAAAAGCGGGGCGATCGCCCAATTAACTCACCGGTCTCAGGATGTTCTTGCTCAATCAATACATCCACAACGTGTCCAACTTCAGCCTGGTTGCGCCGGAGCGAAATCGGCTGCTGAAGCTGCATTAAGCGATCGCGCCGAGCATCCATCACCGCTTGGGGCAATGGATTGGGCAGATCGTAGGCTGGAGTTCCTTCTTCGGGGGAAAAGGTAAACACACCCACGTGATCAAACTCATGGCGCTGAACAAATTGGCAGAGGTGCTCAAAATGTTCATCCGTCTCGCCCGGAAAACCCACAATAAAGGTGGTTCTCAGAATGGCCTCGGGGAGAGCGGCTTTAATCCGCTCAATGATGCGATCGTTCACCTGCCCCTGCCATGGACGGTTCATGGCGCGCAGCACCTCGGGGTGGGAGTGCTGCAAGGGCAAATCTAGGTAGGGCAATACATTAGGAGTATTGCGAATGGCTTCAATTACCTTGGGCGTTAGGCCCGTGGGGTAAGCGTAGTGCATCCGAAT from Candidatus Obscuribacterales bacterium harbors:
- a CDS encoding DEAD/DEAH box helicase, with the translated sequence MTLSFKSLGLSEACVAHLDHLDFKTPTPIQAQAIPHLLSGRDVVGRAQTGTGKTAAFALPMLEQIDVGDRSLQALVLTPTRELALQVYQAIQLFNTDRRLQILTVYGGQSVERQVSRLRKGVQMVVGTPGRVLDLLGRGDLKLDKLNWLVLDEADEMLNMGFIKDVETILNQAPAERQTAFFSATMDPVIRELSAKFLRSPVTVTIDQPKAAPNRINQVAYLIPKGWTKARALQPILELEDPESALIFVRTRRAAAELTRQLQAAGHSVDEYHGDLSQSQRERLLLRFRQRQVRWVVATDIAARGLHVEDLTHVINYDLPDSLESYVHRIGRTGRAGKEGVAISLVHPLDKRKLRDIERHIRQKLEWGTIPTRAEIEARYIDKLKSRVQEALTGERMASFLPIVSQLSEEFEPRMIAAAALQMAYDQTRPSWMRVEPEATDDDRRPSRPSGGGSRTPQTKSRRPKINRVSEPSSPSRS
- the rimO gene encoding 30S ribosomal protein S12 methylthiotransferase RimO — encoded protein: MGNSPTIAVSHLGCEKNRVDTEHMLGLLVQAGYHVDSDERLADYVIVNTCSFIQAAREESVRTLVELAEANKKIVITGCMAQHFQQELLDEIPEAVAVVGTGDYNKIVDVVRRAEAGERVQEVSSEPTYIADETVPRYRTTTESMAYLRVAEGCDYRCAFCIIPHLRGNQRSRSIESIVAEANQLAAEGVQEIILISQITTNYGMDLYGEPKLAELLQALGEVEVPWIRMHYAYPTGLTPKVIEAIRNTPNVLPYLDLPLQHSHPEVLRAMNRPWQGQVNDRIIERIKAALPEAILRTTFIVGFPGETDEHFEHLCQFVQRHEFDHVGVFTFSPEEGTPAYDLPNPLPQAVMDARRDRLMQLQQPISLRRNQAEVGHVVDVLIEQEHPETGELIGRSPRFSADVDGLVYVQGTARLGTMVPVEITSADVYDLYGQIADSKTQLRGALSRVSV